Proteins encoded within one genomic window of Oryza brachyantha chromosome 7, ObraRS2, whole genome shotgun sequence:
- the LOC102701008 gene encoding pathogenesis-related protein 1-like has product MEKGASFALVIMAMAGMVSTSTAQNTIADIINLHNGAQSAVGVPPLSWDDNLAAYAQSWANQRAGDCSLVHSDRNNYQYGENLAAGQTLTAAEAVNMWVAEKSSYDYASNSCVGGKMCGHYTQVVWRDTTAVGCAGVVCGGNRGVFFTCNYYPAGNVQNQRPY; this is encoded by the coding sequence ATGGAGAAAGGGGCTAGCTTTGCTCTGGTGATCATGGCCATGGCGGGTATGGTCAGCACCTCGACGGCCCAGAACACCATAGCCGACATCATCAACCTCCACAACGGCGCCCAGAGCGCCGTCGGCGTCCCCCCGCTGTCGTGGGACGACAACCTGGCGGCGTACGCGCAGAGCTGGGCGAACCAGCGCGCCGGCGACTGCAGTCTGGTGCACTCCGACCGCAACAACTACCAGTACGGCGAGAACCTAGCCGCCGGCCAGACattgacggcggcggaggccgtcAACATGTGGGTGGCCGAGAAGAGCTCGTACGACTACGCCAGCAACAGCTGCGTCGGCGGCAAGATGTGCGGCCACTACACGCAGGTGGTGTGGCGCGACACCACCGCCGTCGGCTGCGCCGGCGTCGTCTGCGGCGGCAACCGGGGCGTCTTCTTCACCTGCAACTACTACCCGGCGGGCAACGTCCAAAACCAGAGACCCTACTAA
- the LOC121054894 gene encoding zinc finger MYM-type protein 1-like — protein sequence MVRRKYLDRGPSHPCISKYPITVIGGKDRKFNPKWDPTNKAAGYDAFVTTGWSSWNKKFGLRNHVGDINSAHNQAKRDCNALLSQDQHIYVSLKRQCDADKIAYYTRLNGSVDVARVLLKQGLPFRGQDESESSLNKGNFKEFHAYTAQQNPALGKVTAHNAPGNNLMVSSEIQKDIIHCFAAEILRSILDEIGHDVFCLLVDESRDVSCKEQMAVVLRFVDKQGSIQERFVGLVHVKETTSAYLKSSIDALFVKYNLSLKQLRGQGYDGASNMRGEFNGLQSLIMRENGSAYYIHCFAHKLQLVIVAIVKKYKGIGNFFDMISVLLNVMGAPSKRRDMIRDINYELVQKALGCGLLETGTRLNQELSLQRPGDTRWSSHYKTLKSLVDLFPTAMKVLEYVEEGDREDKNRSQAFGLQVYFQSFDFVFYLHLMLTVLTITNSLSLILQRKDQDIVNAVACKWEKTVNPKKPRQRTGITNQHHYEVECFNDILDWLLQELDGRFNEKTSNLLVYTAALSPRDSFNGFNLEHLMSMAKLYPNDFDEGQLRDLRHHLRLYIDDVQADERFSHIETICDLSQKMVETRKHICYPLVYHLLKLALVLPIATATVERCFSAMKTVKTGLRNRMGNKYLSDSLICYVEKAELNKVTNDVVIGRFQDYKRRRIDD from the exons ATGGTAAGAAGAAAGTATTTAGATAGAGGACCTTCCCATCCTTGCATTTCTAAATATCCAATTACAGTCATTGGTGGTAAAGACAGAAAGTTTAATCCTAAATG GGATCCTACCAACAAGGCAGCGGGGTATGATGCATTTGTTACAACTGGATGGTCGAGTTGGAATAAAAAGTTTGGATTGAGGAATCATGTGGGTGATATCAATAGTGCTCATAACCAAGCAAAGAGAGATTGCAATGCCTTGTTGTCACAAGACCAACACATTTATGTTTCATTGAAAAGACAGTGTGATGCTGATAAGATTGCTTATTATACTCGATTAAATGGGTCAGTTGATGTTGCGAGAGTGTTATTGAAGCAAGGGTTGCCTTTTCGAGGTCAGGATGAGTCTGAATCATCCCTGAATAAAGGAAATTTCAAGGAATTCCATGCTTATACAGCCCAGCAAAATCCAGCACTAGGGAAGGTAACAGCCCACAACGCTCCAGGAAACAATCTGATGGTGTCCTCAGAGATTCAAAAGGATATAATTCATTGTTTTGCAGCTGAAATATTACGGTCTATTCTTGATGAAATTGGACATGATGTATTTTGCTTGCTAGTTGATGAGTCAAGGGATGTGTCTTGCAAAGAACAAATGGCAGTGGTTCTACGGTTTGTAGATAAACAAGGATCTATTCAAGAGAGGTTTGTTGGCCTTGTGCATGTTAAAGAGACAACTTCAGCATACCTTAAATCCTCTATTGATGCTTTGTTTGTGAAATATAATTTGAGCTTGAAGCAACTTAGAGGACAAGGATATGATGGCGCAAGTAACATGCGAGGAGAGTTTAATGGCTTGCAATCTTTGATTATGAGAGAAAATGGCTCAGCATATTATATCCATTGTTTTGCTCACAAGCTACAATTAGTCATTGTGGCTATTGTGAAGAAGTACAAAGGGATcggtaatttttttgatatgATTTCTGTCCTATTAAATGTGATGGGTGCTCCTTCCAAGCGCAGGGACATGATTCGAGATATAAATTATGAACTTGTGCAAAAGGCCTTAGGTTGTGGTCTACTTGAAACAGGGACACGCCTAAACCAAGAGCTAAGTCTTCAAAGACCCGGTGATACTCGATGGAGCTCTCACTATAAAACTCTTAAAAGCTTGGTTGATTTATTCCCAACTGCTATGAAGGTGCTAGAATATGTAGAAGAAGGGGATAGGGAAGACAAAAACAGAAGCCAAGCATTTGGActtcaagtttattttcagtcatTTGATTTTGTCTTCTATTTGCATCTTATGTTGACAGTGTTAACTATCACAAATTCACTGTCCTTAATTCTACAAAGGAAAGATCAGGATATTGTGAATGCTGTTGCTTGT aaATGGGAGAAGACTGTGAATCCAAAAAAGCCACGTCAGAGAACTGGGATTACCAACCAACATCATTATGAAGTGGAATGTTTTAATGATATCCTTGATTGGCTACTACAAGAGCTTGACGGCCGCTTCAATGAGAAAACATCTAACTTGCTTGTCTACACAGCTGCTTTGAGTCCAAGAGACTCATTCAATGGATTTAATTTGGAGCATCTAATGAGCATGGCTAAGCTTTATCCAAATGATTTTGATGAGGGGCAACTGAGGGATCTTCGACATCATCTTCGCCTCTACATTGATGATGTGCAAGCTGATGAGAGATTCTCTCACATAGAAACTATATGTGATCTGTCTCAGAAAATGGTAGAAACAAGGAAACACATATGCTATCCATTGGTTTATCATCTATTGAAACTAGCATTAGTTTTACCTATTGCAACTGCCACTGTAGAGAGATGCTTTTCAGCTATGAAGACTGTTAAAACAGGTTTGCGCAATCGTATGGGTAACAAGTACTTGAGCGATAGTCTTATTTGCTATGTGGAGAAAGCTGAACTTAACAAAGTCACCAATGATGTTGTAATTGGGCGCTTCCAAGATTACAAAAGAAGGCGTATTGATGACTAA
- the LOC102700072 gene encoding pathogenesis-related protein 1-like — protein sequence MEKGASFALVMAMAVLVSTSTAQNTIADIVNLHNGARSAVGVPALSWDDNLAAYAQSWANQRAGDCSLVHSDRNNYQYGENLAAGQTLTAAEAVNMWVAEKSSYDYASNSCVGGKMCGHYTQVVWRDTTAVGCAGVVCGGNRGVFFTCNYYPAGNVQNQRPY from the coding sequence ATGGAGAAAGGGGCGAGCTTTGCTCTGGTGATGGCCATGGCGGTTCTGGTCAGCACCTCGACGGCCCAGAACACAATAGCCGACATCGTCAACCTCCACAACGGCGCCCGGAGCGCCGTCGGCGTCCCCGCGCTGTCGTGGGACGACAACCTGGCGGCGTACGCGCAGAGCTGGGCGAACCAGCGCGCCGGCGACTGCAGTCTGGTGCACTCCGACCGCAACAACTACCAGTACGGCGAGAACCTAGCCGCCGGCCAGACattgacggcggcggaggccgtcAACATGTGGGTGGCCGAGAAGAGCTCGTACGACTACGCCAGCAACAGCTGCGTCGGCGGCAAGATGTGCGGCCACTACACGCAGGTGGTGTGGCGCGACACCACCGCCGTCGGCTGCGCCGGCGTCGTCTGCGGCGGCAACCGGGGCGTCTTCTTCACCTGCAACTACTACCCGGCGGGCAACGTCCAAAACCAGAGACCCTACTAA
- the LOC121054938 gene encoding pathogenesis-related protein PRB1-2-like — protein MEKGAAFAAVMMAMAVLATTTTGALQVQFSEAEKAQFVQLHNDARAAVGVRTAVAWNEALAAKALEHARYCRKEHIPGPYGENLWWGWSSAAGWVGTPADAMRYWVGEKQYYNHGSNTCVGGECGHYTQVVWSRTSYVGCARVACNTGDIGTMIACNYYPRGNMRGESPY, from the coding sequence ATGGAGAAAGGAGCGGCCTTTGCTGCGGTGATGATGGCCATGGCGGTGCTCGCCACCACCACGACGGGCGCCCTGCAGGTTCAGTTCTCAGAAGCCGAGAAGGCGCAGTTCGTGCAGCTCCACAACGACGCCCGGGCGGCGGTCGGTGTGCgcacggcggtggcgtggAACGAGGCGCTGGCGGCGAAGGCCCTGGAGCACGCCCGCTACTGCCGGAAGGAGCACATTCCGGGGCCCTACGGCGAGAACCTCTGGTGGGGGtggagcagcgccgccgggTGGGTCGGCACGCCGGCGGACGCCATGCGCTACTGGGTCGGCGAGAAGCAGTACTACAACCACGGCAGCAACAcctgcgtcggcggcgagtgCGGCCACTACACGCAGGTGGTGTGGAGCCGCACGTCGTACGTCGGCTGCGCCCGCGTCGCCTGCAACACCGGCGACATCGGCACCATGATCGCCTGCAACTACTACCCTCGAGGCAACATGAGAGGAGAGAGCCCTTACTAG